One genomic segment of uncultured Fibrobacter sp. includes these proteins:
- a CDS encoding N-acetyltransferase — MKCVLRTTFGKANLLAAHQDGKLVAQATLEQPGFEKPSALQYIMHGFWRVFFTVNWKRMNGFLTMDEGAGKPCHDYQKSGPDIWYLSMLEVDPPAQGQGVGTQFLAYMEDYVRQRGGKQLALFTNSEENLAFYTKRGYEVFHECEIEHNGRKIGSWSMKKKL, encoded by the coding sequence ATGAAATGCGTCTTAAGAACGACCTTTGGAAAGGCAAATCTTTTGGCCGCCCATCAAGACGGCAAGCTAGTCGCCCAAGCGACACTGGAGCAGCCCGGATTCGAGAAACCGTCTGCACTCCAATACATCATGCACGGTTTCTGGCGCGTCTTCTTTACCGTGAACTGGAAACGGATGAATGGATTTTTGACTATGGACGAAGGGGCAGGCAAGCCGTGCCATGATTACCAAAAGTCGGGACCAGACATCTGGTACCTCAGCATGCTCGAGGTAGACCCGCCCGCGCAGGGGCAGGGCGTCGGCACGCAGTTCCTGGCCTACATGGAAGATTACGTGCGGCAGCGTGGCGGTAAGCAGCTGGCGCTGTTTACAAATTCGGAAGAGAACCTCGCCTTTTACACCAAGCGCGGCTACGAAGTTTTCCATGAATGCGAAATCGAGCACAACGGCCGGAAAATCGGCAGCTGGAGCATGAAGAAAAAACTCTAG
- a CDS encoding EAL domain-containing protein, with protein sequence MTLREKSDIPASVVVDLLNTAKVDPFVIFDAKSHEIYMVNPSMSLFWKPKRPYEQGIKFEEYFFPANEQNTLFVEELLEKGVTIIRCPYSGKDLVVEASQISWNGKRSIFMRVNDHSDRFFDSLTGLPNLEYCRIRGENYVEGFLNAGKTPAVVFFDIIGMKLYNNANGFSSGNEFLIHFAAVLKKQFADNLVCRSTNDHFVVVADIANLEEKLCEVRKYVKGTVSKISMDIYVGICEADADSDILDAIEKAKLACNIQKKKGDKFIRQYDEDLHRTLILHNYVVNHIDDAIANGYIKVYYQPVVRTITGTFCGMEALARWIDPEQGFLNPGEFIGALEESKQIHKLDSHVIELVCREMREQLDQGYPVVPVSFNLSRLDFTGCDIFEVVEGILERYKIERDYIRVEITESIMASDSYIQHEIERFRLVGYEVWMDDFGSGYSSLNTLKDYKFDELKIDMAFLSNFNDVSRTIISSMVRMAKSLGLKTLAEGVETKEQMAFLKSIGCEKVQGYYYGKPQPLKATMEHMETSGIVIEDSNTRAVYSKIGRLDYQENTPRAIMTFENEKFKFLFVNRQYEEQLLSLGFKDVQEVEDASNNPENPVYYTLHEAERAAYEAPCEVTYVTRGMYVIMRGRLVADNKGCHIYDLSFRNTHVSAYDSSSSGKEATLPANTKTVLIAEANPQERAFLESILRSDYHVLLAEDGEQALDLLLEYGRHVALALINANLPKMDGFKLIQNFQAERRNLQIPFVVMTDNIDLAKESIRIGATQFLLTPIKDRGMLKAKIDGSIKNAEMLQQLALNYMEFVPGGVILYSVKTGEILYVNARILDMFECSSVDDFRNYAGRFFKNAIVPEDYGRTNTDISEQVKSRSTATKQLTFRVKTINGNIKRVYHVGKVFGKTPYGTIYSAFMSEDDLAMKKYFARKESFAKFMASGVSTNTKSYDHGYRGFLFWNLTKNSPVIRMGGISYIPKELEDKYTYEIHHRYLSSVMQQNETNVINALDYTRDKLILDYMNKCMVHSLDISYDVAGYNFTIRSSFDMMMDPETGDIILKVQNDSIKTTKNS encoded by the coding sequence ATGACTTTGCGTGAGAAATCCGACATTCCCGCGTCGGTAGTCGTGGATCTTTTGAATACGGCCAAGGTGGACCCGTTTGTGATTTTCGATGCGAAATCGCACGAAATCTATATGGTGAATCCTTCTATGTCGCTTTTTTGGAAACCGAAAAGACCCTATGAACAGGGAATCAAGTTCGAAGAATATTTCTTTCCTGCCAACGAACAGAATACATTGTTTGTCGAAGAACTCCTTGAAAAAGGGGTGACGATTATTCGCTGCCCGTATTCGGGAAAAGACCTGGTTGTAGAGGCGTCGCAGATTTCCTGGAATGGCAAGCGCTCCATTTTCATGCGCGTAAACGATCATTCCGACCGGTTCTTCGATTCCCTGACGGGGCTTCCGAATTTAGAGTATTGCCGCATCCGCGGAGAAAACTATGTAGAGGGTTTTTTAAATGCAGGTAAAACCCCTGCAGTGGTTTTCTTCGACATTATCGGGATGAAGCTTTACAACAATGCCAACGGCTTTAGCTCCGGAAACGAGTTCTTGATTCACTTTGCGGCCGTACTGAAAAAGCAGTTTGCAGATAACCTGGTATGCCGTAGCACGAACGACCATTTTGTCGTTGTTGCAGACATTGCCAACCTCGAAGAAAAGTTGTGCGAAGTTCGAAAATACGTTAAAGGTACGGTTTCGAAAATTTCGATGGACATTTACGTGGGCATTTGTGAGGCCGATGCAGATAGCGATATTCTCGACGCGATAGAAAAGGCGAAACTCGCCTGCAACATTCAAAAGAAAAAGGGTGATAAATTTATTCGGCAATATGACGAAGACCTGCACAGAACTCTCATATTGCACAATTACGTGGTAAACCACATTGATGACGCCATTGCGAACGGCTATATCAAGGTTTACTACCAGCCGGTGGTGCGAACGATTACAGGAACGTTTTGCGGTATGGAAGCGCTCGCCCGTTGGATTGATCCGGAACAGGGCTTTTTGAACCCGGGCGAATTTATCGGCGCATTAGAGGAATCCAAGCAAATCCATAAACTCGACAGCCACGTGATAGAACTTGTCTGCAGAGAAATGCGCGAACAATTGGACCAGGGCTACCCTGTGGTTCCGGTGTCGTTCAACCTTTCCCGGTTGGACTTTACCGGCTGCGATATTTTTGAGGTAGTCGAAGGTATTCTTGAAAGATACAAGATTGAGCGTGACTACATCCGTGTAGAAATTACCGAAAGCATCATGGCGTCGGATTCGTATATCCAGCATGAAATTGAGCGATTCCGTCTGGTTGGCTACGAAGTCTGGATGGACGATTTCGGGAGCGGTTATTCTTCGCTGAATACGCTCAAGGACTACAAGTTCGACGAACTTAAAATCGACATGGCCTTCCTTTCGAACTTTAACGATGTGTCTCGCACCATTATCAGCTCGATGGTGCGCATGGCGAAAAGCCTTGGATTAAAGACCTTGGCCGAAGGTGTAGAAACCAAGGAACAGATGGCATTCCTGAAGAGCATCGGTTGCGAAAAAGTCCAGGGCTACTACTATGGAAAGCCGCAACCGTTGAAGGCTACCATGGAGCACATGGAGACTTCGGGAATAGTCATCGAAGATAGCAACACGCGTGCCGTGTATTCAAAAATCGGGCGTCTCGACTATCAGGAAAATACTCCTAGGGCGATTATGACGTTCGAGAATGAAAAGTTCAAGTTCCTGTTTGTGAATCGGCAGTACGAAGAACAGCTCCTGAGTCTCGGTTTTAAGGATGTCCAGGAAGTCGAGGATGCTTCGAACAATCCTGAAAACCCGGTGTACTACACACTTCACGAGGCAGAAAGGGCCGCCTACGAGGCTCCCTGTGAAGTGACCTATGTGACGCGTGGCATGTACGTCATTATGAGGGGGCGCCTGGTTGCCGACAATAAAGGATGTCACATTTACGACTTGTCTTTCCGCAATACGCATGTGAGCGCTTACGATAGTTCATCTAGCGGCAAGGAGGCTACGCTTCCGGCGAATACGAAGACTGTCTTGATTGCCGAAGCCAATCCGCAAGAGAGGGCATTCCTTGAAAGTATTTTGAGATCGGATTACCACGTGCTGCTTGCCGAAGATGGCGAACAGGCGCTGGACTTGCTGCTTGAATACGGACGTCATGTGGCTCTTGCCTTGATTAACGCGAACCTTCCGAAAATGGACGGTTTCAAACTCATCCAGAATTTCCAAGCTGAACGGCGCAATCTCCAAATTCCATTTGTTGTCATGACCGACAACATAGATTTAGCCAAAGAAAGCATCCGTATAGGCGCCACTCAGTTCCTCTTGACGCCTATTAAAGATAGGGGCATGCTCAAGGCAAAAATTGATGGCTCTATCAAGAATGCCGAAATGCTGCAGCAATTGGCTTTGAACTATATGGAGTTTGTTCCTGGCGGAGTAATTCTGTACAGTGTAAAGACTGGCGAAATTCTTTATGTAAATGCCCGAATACTTGACATGTTTGAATGTAGCAGTGTCGATGATTTCCGTAATTATGCCGGGCGGTTCTTCAAGAATGCAATTGTTCCCGAAGATTACGGAAGGACGAATACGGATATTTCGGAACAGGTAAAGAGCAGAAGCACCGCGACAAAGCAATTGACCTTCCGTGTAAAGACGATCAACGGAAACATCAAGCGCGTCTATCATGTGGGAAAAGTCTTTGGCAAGACTCCGTATGGAACAATCTATTCGGCATTCATGTCCGAAGACGACTTGGCAATGAAAAAGTACTTTGCTCGTAAAGAATCTTTCGCAAAATTCATGGCATCGGGCGTGTCGACGAATACGAAATCTTACGACCACGGCTATCGCGGATTCCTTTTCTGGAACCTGACCAAGAATTCTCCCGTGATTCGCATGGGCGGAATCTCGTATATTCCCAAGGAACTCGAGGACAAGTACACCTACGAAATCCATCACAGGTACCTGAGTTCCGTGATGCAGCAAAACGAGACTAACGTCATAAACGCGCTGGATTACACGCGCGATAAACTGATCCTCGATTACATGAACAAGTGCATGGTGCATTCGCTGGATATCAGCTACGATGTCGCGGGCTATAATTTTACCATTCGTTCGAGTTTTGACATGATGATGGATCCGGAAACAGGCGACATCATCCTGAAAGTGCAAAACGACAGTATCAAGACGACAAAGAATAGTTGA